In Erigeron canadensis isolate Cc75 chromosome 1, C_canadensis_v1, whole genome shotgun sequence, a single window of DNA contains:
- the LOC122585864 gene encoding AP-4 complex subunit mu: MISQFFVLSQRGDNIVFRDYRGDVQKGSAEIFFRKVKFWKEDGETEAPPVFNVDGVNYFHVKVVGLLFVATTRANVSPSLVLELLQRIARVTKDYLGILNEDSIRKNFVLVYELLDEVIDFGYVQTTSTEVLKSCVFNEPIMIDATHMPPLGPAALFMQGNKRMPGTAVTKSVVANEPGGRKREEIFVDIIEKISLTFSSSGYILTSEIDGTIQMKSYLSGNPEIRLALNEELNIGRDGRSVYDYGGSSGSGVVILDDCNFHESVHLDSFDVDRTLTLVPPDGEFPVMNYRMTQEFKPPFRINTLIEEAGSLKAEVILKIRAEFPQNITANTIVVQMPVPKYTSRVSFDLEPGAVGQVTDFKEPMKKVEWGLKKIVGGSEHTLRAKLTFSHESHGNITKEAGPVSMTFTIPMYNCSRLQVKYLQIAKKSKTYNPYRWVRYVTQANSYVARI, encoded by the exons ATGATCTCGCAGTTTTTTGTATTATCTCAGCGTGGCGATAACATCGTCTTTCGTGATT ATCGTGGTGACGTGCAAAAAGGAAGTGCAGAGATATTTTTCCGTAAAGTGAAGTTCTGGAAAGAGGACGGGGAAACTGAGGCTCCACCTGTCTTT AATGTGGATGGTGTCAACTACTTTCATGTGAAGGTGGTTGGATTGCTGTTTGTTGCAACCACTAGAGCAAATGTGTCACCTTCTCTTGTCTTGGAGCTGCTACAAAGAATAGCACGTGTTACCAAGGATTATCTTGGTATCCTCAATGAAGATTCAATAAGGAAAAACTTTGTGCTTGTGTATGAATTACTTGATGAAGTTATT GATTTTGGTTATGTGCAAACAACGTCGACCGAAGTTCTAAAGTCATGTGTATTCAATGAGCCAATCATGATTGATGCAACACATATGCCGCCTCTTGGTCCGGCTGCCCTCTTTATG CAAGGGAACAAAAGAATGCCAGGGACAGCTGTCACAAAATCAGTTGTAGCTAACGAACCTGGCGGTAGGAAGAGGGAGGAAATTTTCGTTGatataattgaaaaaataagTCTTACATTCAGCTCTAGT GGATATATACTGACTTCAGAGATAGATGGCACCATTCAAATGAAGAGTTATCTTTCTGGGAATCCGGAAATCCGATTAGCTCTCAATGAGGAGTTGAATATAGGAAGAGACGGCAGATCAGTATATG ATTATGGTGGTTCTAGTGGATCAGGAGTGGTTATACTAGATGATTGCAATTTCCATGAATCAGTGCATCTTGATAGTTTTGATGTAGATAGAACCTTGACTCTT GTGCCACCTGACGGTGAATTCCCTGTAATGAATTACCGTATGACCCAGGAATTCAAGCCACCTTTCCGTATTAACACTCTTATCGAAGAAGCGGGATCACTTAAG GCCGAGGTTATTCTAAAAATACGTGCCGAGTTCCCTCAAAATATCACTGCAAATACAATTGTAGTTCAGATGCCAGTGCCAAAGTACACATCCAG AGTTAGCTTTGATCTGGAACCCGGAGCAGTTGGACAAGTGACTGATTTCAAGGAACCGATGAAGAAAGTCGAGTGGGGGTTAAAAAAG ATTGTTGGCGGATCTGAACATACATTGCGTGCCAAGTTAACATTTTCACATGAATCACATG GCAATATAACAAAAGAAGCTGGCCCTGTCAGCATGACGTTCACCATACCTATGTACAACTGCTCAAGACTCCAG GTGAAATACTTGCAAATTGCAAAGAAGTCGAAAACTTATAATCCCTATCGGTGGGTGAGATATGTTACCCAAGCTAATTCTTATGTTGCTCGTATATGA